The following proteins are encoded in a genomic region of Natronorubrum halophilum:
- a CDS encoding DUF7471 family protein: MDHTNPFDIPWLDPQLAPVLLAVIILAVIGTAILFCCGAVAYARRRSTRYLLITIVLGLLVSRSIVGLGTVFGAVPMTVHHLVEHSSDFAIAVLVLYAVYRNGPITGETTSETETVSSSSDGE, translated from the coding sequence ATGGATCACACGAACCCCTTCGATATCCCGTGGCTGGACCCGCAACTGGCTCCGGTTCTCCTCGCCGTGATCATCCTCGCAGTCATCGGGACGGCGATCCTCTTTTGCTGTGGAGCCGTCGCATACGCCCGACGTCGGTCGACTCGCTACCTGCTGATCACGATCGTGCTCGGACTGCTCGTCTCGCGTTCGATCGTCGGTCTCGGCACCGTTTTCGGAGCCGTGCCGATGACCGTACACCACCTCGTCGAACACAGTTCCGACTTCGCGATCGCCGTGCTGGTTCTGTATGCGGTCTATCGAAACGGACCGATTACCGGCGAGACGACGTCTGAGACCGAAACCGTCTCGTCGAGTTCCGACGGGGAGTAG